One stretch of Xanthomonas sp. DAR 35659 DNA includes these proteins:
- a CDS encoding plasmid mobilization protein yields the protein MRKLNASLTFRLDAEQKALLVAEAKESGLSVSELTRSWLSDQVQLAKALPSIAEEVGEMMRIVDANRAIVARYRNESLAELSSSIHGSQLEEGVKEEYDGDRDDAKRGPRSRH from the coding sequence ATGCGTAAGCTCAATGCCAGCCTGACATTTCGCTTGGACGCCGAGCAAAAGGCTCTCTTGGTCGCGGAAGCGAAGGAATCGGGCTTATCCGTGAGTGAGCTGACAAGAAGCTGGCTCAGCGACCAAGTGCAATTGGCTAAGGCTCTCCCATCGATCGCGGAAGAGGTTGGCGAGATGATGCGCATTGTGGACGCCAACCGTGCGATCGTCGCCCGCTACCGAAACGAGTCACTGGCAGAGTTGTCCTCTTCCATCCACGGTTCGCAACTGGAAGAAGGGGTGAAAGAGGAATACGACGGTGATCGCGATGACGCGAAACGAGGCCCTCGTTCACGTCATTGA
- a CDS encoding transposase family protein, giving the protein MSTESASGGPSKEDRELVYAKLNLAESSIDRIEQMIRESGQRKVGKGALRSVKTHHYSLKSSSVQVLESSTCEELFALELELNPSVVGYYVQVPCRQVQRLTAMGRKHVSTAHVDFMVFYRDLAELVECKTESWLEKRAPGERDWIHADDGWACGPIRDWAAQLGIPYRVWASPSAVGVYRQNMDAMYAMLAVAITEREEALAKRSLALLQRRPYSIAELIEMVPGFSTRLSLWLLARRWVYGPIKSRQIAVEERFHLCLDPVQAESIDTRAKADQELTYAGLDVTDPVLCASLTDVTKAKERLRRIEALQGEGKPLPRRLEELHRKVCQAKDSGCSALSACITNYSGSGNRTSRLLPEQEEAIETVIARYWHSGKAKFKQDVIYEYERECKRRGVATTGESRLRRRLMQVGEARRALNTGGLRGYQAIRQRTDPRYRTLPPVGYGHTLHVDSSDFDLRILSIPGMMGESEEESRLVKVKFYVGIDGATKDPMAHSLIFGSARSDGLALLIREYVKRHKMLPRVIHLDRGPENTARWITGFCEERGITLRYSPTAGSAWNSLAETAIKQVNSQVAHRLPGSTEPDQKGRKVDGCFKSHRTATLDLERVMREFAEFFYEHLPMIPDAEGRTPVERKMEVLGSLGFQGASCQYDDDFRIQTSIQFETRGGADKRRGLRTSEGWFCSDELLEKLRSYRHVQVRSDCADPSLLYVLFPHGQWVTAFHSRVQQFAQMTEAQRLAELLLAPYRRSQGRRKKEKIAGRRHAKRVNDEANIATVRSEAIATPDVPEAPVGRHGAIELDVIGDAFEEGEEL; this is encoded by the coding sequence ATGTCGACGGAGTCCGCTTCTGGCGGTCCTTCAAAGGAGGACCGTGAGTTGGTGTATGCCAAGCTCAATTTGGCCGAAAGCTCGATCGATCGCATCGAGCAGATGATCAGGGAGAGTGGGCAACGCAAGGTTGGGAAGGGGGCGCTGAGAAGCGTCAAGACGCATCACTACTCGCTTAAGAGCTCAAGCGTTCAAGTGCTTGAGAGCAGTACATGCGAAGAATTGTTCGCGCTCGAGCTTGAACTCAATCCTTCGGTGGTCGGGTACTACGTCCAAGTCCCATGCCGGCAAGTGCAACGATTGACCGCCATGGGGCGTAAGCACGTCTCGACCGCTCACGTCGACTTCATGGTGTTCTATCGGGATTTGGCTGAGCTTGTTGAGTGCAAGACTGAGAGTTGGCTTGAGAAACGCGCGCCGGGGGAGAGGGATTGGATCCATGCCGATGATGGCTGGGCGTGCGGACCCATACGGGATTGGGCCGCCCAGCTCGGGATTCCGTACAGGGTCTGGGCTTCGCCGAGTGCTGTTGGCGTCTATCGCCAAAACATGGACGCGATGTACGCAATGTTGGCAGTCGCCATCACTGAGCGGGAAGAGGCGCTGGCGAAGCGGTCGCTCGCGCTCCTGCAGCGTCGTCCATATTCGATCGCCGAGCTAATCGAGATGGTCCCCGGATTCTCGACACGCCTGTCGCTGTGGCTACTGGCGCGGAGGTGGGTTTACGGACCCATCAAGAGCCGGCAAATAGCTGTCGAAGAACGGTTCCACCTCTGTCTTGATCCTGTTCAGGCGGAAAGTATCGATACCAGGGCGAAGGCCGATCAAGAGCTAACGTACGCAGGGCTAGATGTTACGGATCCTGTGTTGTGCGCCTCACTGACTGACGTAACCAAGGCGAAAGAGCGCCTACGCCGGATTGAGGCACTTCAGGGGGAAGGCAAGCCGCTGCCGCGGCGACTCGAGGAGCTGCATCGCAAGGTGTGTCAGGCGAAGGATTCAGGCTGCTCTGCGTTGTCCGCATGCATCACAAACTACAGCGGATCGGGGAACCGGACGTCGAGATTGCTTCCTGAGCAGGAGGAGGCAATCGAGACGGTGATTGCTCGCTATTGGCACTCAGGGAAAGCGAAGTTCAAGCAGGATGTGATCTACGAATACGAACGTGAGTGCAAGCGCCGGGGTGTGGCTACAACCGGAGAGTCCAGGTTGCGTCGGAGATTGATGCAGGTAGGTGAAGCACGTCGAGCGTTGAACACTGGCGGCCTCCGAGGCTATCAAGCTATACGTCAGCGTACAGACCCACGATACAGAACGCTCCCGCCTGTGGGCTATGGCCACACCCTTCACGTTGACTCTTCTGACTTTGACCTGAGGATCTTAAGCATCCCGGGGATGATGGGAGAGTCAGAAGAGGAATCACGCCTCGTAAAAGTCAAGTTTTACGTTGGAATCGACGGCGCGACGAAGGATCCAATGGCGCACTCGCTAATCTTCGGCTCCGCGCGTTCCGATGGGCTCGCGTTGCTGATCCGTGAGTACGTCAAGCGTCACAAGATGCTGCCTCGCGTGATTCATCTTGACAGGGGGCCGGAGAACACAGCGAGATGGATCACTGGCTTCTGTGAGGAGAGAGGCATCACGCTGCGCTACTCGCCGACGGCGGGGAGTGCATGGAACTCACTGGCGGAGACTGCGATCAAGCAGGTGAATAGCCAAGTGGCGCACCGCTTGCCCGGAAGTACCGAGCCAGACCAGAAGGGACGGAAGGTCGATGGTTGCTTCAAAAGCCACCGAACGGCCACCCTGGATCTTGAGCGCGTAATGCGGGAGTTCGCCGAGTTCTTCTACGAGCATCTGCCAATGATTCCTGACGCCGAAGGCAGGACGCCTGTAGAGCGAAAGATGGAAGTGCTAGGGAGCCTGGGATTCCAGGGCGCAAGTTGCCAATACGACGATGACTTTCGCATCCAGACATCAATTCAGTTCGAAACCAGGGGAGGTGCAGACAAGCGCCGAGGATTGCGAACATCCGAAGGGTGGTTCTGCAGTGACGAACTTCTTGAGAAGTTGCGCTCCTACCGTCACGTGCAAGTACGAAGCGATTGTGCTGATCCATCTCTCCTTTATGTGCTGTTTCCTCATGGTCAGTGGGTAACCGCGTTTCATAGTCGGGTTCAGCAGTTTGCGCAAATGACCGAGGCGCAGCGACTTGCGGAGCTGCTCTTGGCGCCCTACAGGCGTAGTCAAGGTAGGAGAAAAAAAGAAAAAATTGCAGGGCGCCGGCATGCGAAGCGGGTGAACGATGAGGCAAATATCGCCACGGTAAGATCCGAGGCGATTGCGACGCCGGATGTGCCAGAGGCGCCAGTTGGTCGGCATGGTGCCATTGAGCTTGATGTCATCGGGGATGCCTTCGAAGAAGGAGAGGAACTCTGA
- a CDS encoding DUF6429 family protein, translating into MEYDDKKISEMVLALLGVFEFEHGRVWKRIDFAVMDELFEKGYITDPKRRSESVYLTEEGLRLAKELAEKHFGRG; encoded by the coding sequence GTGGAGTACGACGACAAGAAGATCTCGGAAATGGTCCTGGCCCTTCTGGGTGTGTTCGAGTTCGAACACGGCAGGGTCTGGAAGCGGATCGATTTCGCGGTCATGGACGAGTTGTTCGAGAAGGGCTACATCACCGATCCCAAGCGCAGATCCGAGTCGGTCTACCTGACCGAGGAGGGGTTGCGTTTGGCCAAGGAGCTGGCCGAAAAGCATTTCGGGCGCGGCTGA
- a CDS encoding response regulator: MDMQSFILVVDDDPDLRRLISEFLQEHGYQVDAAENVADMRRLMALRQPDLVILDVMMPGEDGLSAARQLASERGAPAVIMLSALGSDTDRIIGLEVGADDYLAKPCNPRELLARVRALLRRSQAATLPPEARGNVYEFAGWRLDVIRRDLRDPTGIFINLSDGEFALLRTFVEHPQRVLSRDQLLDYARGRDTEVYDRAIDSQISRLRRKINERVQTELIRTVRNEGYMLLPSVARL; encoded by the coding sequence ATGGATATGCAATCCTTCATTCTGGTGGTCGACGACGACCCCGATCTGCGCCGGCTGATCAGCGAATTCCTGCAGGAGCACGGCTACCAGGTGGACGCGGCGGAGAACGTCGCCGACATGCGCCGGCTGATGGCGCTCCGCCAGCCGGACTTGGTGATCCTGGACGTGATGATGCCGGGCGAGGACGGGCTCAGCGCGGCACGGCAACTGGCCAGCGAACGCGGCGCGCCGGCGGTGATCATGCTCAGCGCGCTGGGCAGCGACACCGACCGCATCATCGGCCTGGAAGTGGGCGCCGACGACTACCTGGCCAAGCCGTGCAATCCGCGCGAGCTGCTGGCGCGGGTGCGCGCCCTGCTGCGCCGCAGCCAGGCGGCGACGCTGCCGCCGGAGGCGCGCGGCAACGTCTACGAGTTCGCCGGCTGGCGGCTGGACGTGATCCGCCGCGACCTGCGCGATCCCACCGGCATCTTCATCAACCTCTCCGACGGCGAATTCGCCCTGCTGCGCACCTTCGTCGAGCATCCGCAGCGCGTGCTCAGCCGCGACCAGTTGCTCGACTACGCGCGCGGCCGCGACACCGAGGTCTACGATCGCGCCATCGACAGCCAGATCAGCCGCCTGCGGCGCAAGATCAACGAGCGCGTGCAGACCGAACTGATCCGCACCGTGCGCAACGAGGGCTACATGCTGCTGCCGAGCGTCGCCCGGCTGTGA
- a CDS encoding ATP-binding protein — protein sequence MSIFARTFLLLLAALLTAQLIGIALLVLRTPIYEMPVHPPEVIALLTTKMPAGTQTLKVHDSAHAPLPAPGQVRDHFAERMLTNWLDVAPEHVRFYRSSDEKLRSPQFAEDESRPSPTGSPGMEAGPHNAAPPPEEDGASPHAPFDEAIGPPPAQHVPASTAAAAMHATAPRWRERGLAPASPLLGGFTAALRQADGRWRSVVSPPRRFSAAFKTQVALLFVGGLLAMLPLAWWFSRALAAPIKRFAEAADRLGRNPDAQPLQRSGPSELVQAADSFNAMQARLNRLVNERTHMVAAIAHDLRTPLARLAFRLEGLQPPLRDKTLADIDEMKAMISAALDFIHNDSRKGTRAPLDFRLLVESVVDDASDTGAEVSIVAGQAITLDGDPLSLRRMVMNLLENALKYGKRARLQLQRNGSDCVLWIDDDGPGIDPTQHEKLFLPFFRGETSRNRDTGGIGLGLSVAHSIVLAHGGEITLTNRPEGGLRVCVELPCQAASA from the coding sequence ATGTCGATCTTCGCCCGCACGTTCCTGCTGCTGCTGGCGGCGTTGCTGACCGCGCAGTTGATCGGCATCGCGCTGCTGGTGCTGCGCACGCCGATCTACGAGATGCCGGTGCATCCGCCGGAAGTGATCGCGTTGCTGACCACCAAGATGCCCGCCGGCACGCAGACGCTGAAGGTGCACGACTCGGCGCACGCGCCGCTGCCGGCGCCGGGGCAGGTCCGCGACCATTTCGCAGAGCGCATGCTGACCAACTGGCTGGACGTGGCGCCCGAGCACGTGCGCTTCTACCGCAGCAGCGACGAAAAGCTGCGCAGCCCGCAGTTCGCGGAAGACGAGTCGCGTCCGTCGCCCACCGGATCGCCCGGCATGGAAGCCGGCCCGCACAACGCGGCGCCGCCACCAGAGGAGGATGGTGCCTCGCCGCACGCACCGTTCGACGAGGCCATCGGGCCGCCCCCCGCGCAGCACGTGCCTGCATCCACCGCCGCAGCAGCCATGCATGCCACCGCTCCGCGCTGGCGCGAACGCGGCCTGGCGCCGGCGTCGCCGCTGCTGGGCGGCTTCACCGCCGCGCTGCGCCAGGCCGATGGCCGCTGGCGCAGCGTGGTCTCGCCGCCGCGGCGTTTTTCCGCCGCGTTCAAGACCCAGGTCGCCCTGCTGTTCGTCGGCGGCCTGCTGGCGATGTTGCCACTGGCATGGTGGTTCTCGCGCGCACTCGCCGCGCCGATCAAGCGCTTCGCCGAAGCGGCCGACCGCCTCGGCCGCAACCCGGACGCACAGCCGCTGCAGCGCAGCGGCCCCAGCGAACTCGTGCAGGCCGCCGATTCGTTCAACGCCATGCAGGCGCGCCTGAACCGCCTGGTCAACGAGCGCACGCACATGGTCGCGGCGATCGCCCACGACCTGCGCACGCCGCTGGCGCGCCTCGCGTTCCGCCTGGAAGGCCTGCAGCCGCCGCTGCGCGACAAGACCCTCGCCGACATCGACGAGATGAAGGCGATGATCTCCGCGGCGCTGGACTTCATCCACAACGACAGCCGCAAGGGCACCCGTGCGCCGCTGGATTTCCGCCTGCTGGTGGAGAGTGTGGTCGACGATGCCAGCGACACGGGCGCCGAGGTGAGCATCGTCGCCGGCCAGGCCATCACCCTGGACGGCGACCCGCTGTCCTTGCGGCGCATGGTGATGAACCTGCTCGAGAACGCGCTCAAGTACGGCAAGCGCGCGCGGCTGCAGTTGCAGCGCAACGGCAGCGACTGCGTGCTGTGGATCGACGACGACGGCCCCGGCATCGATCCGACCCAGCACGAGAAGCTGTTCCTGCCGTTCTTCCGCGGCGAGACCTCGCGCAACCGCGACACCGGCGGCATCGGCCTGGGCCTGTCGGTGGCGCACAGCATCGTGCTGGCCCACGGCGGCGAGATCACCCTGACCAACCGTCCCGAAGGCGGATTGCGGGTGTGCGTGGAGTTGCCGTGCCAGGCGGCCAGCGCCTGA
- a CDS encoding VIT1/CCC1 transporter family protein yields MRPAHSELHRADRAGWLRAAVLGANDGILSVAGLVVGVASSGAAPAVVLATGMAGLVAGAMSMAAGEYVSVQSQVDTERADLAIERRELREDPQSELDELTAIYRQRGLDAALARQVAEQLTAHDALGAHARDELGITETLRARPLQAALASAAAFCCGAALPILAALLAPAGRQVWVTVAATLLGLSLTGALAARAGGAPGLRGALRVVFWGAAAMLATGAVGRLFGVQV; encoded by the coding sequence ATGCGCCCCGCCCATTCCGAACTGCACCGCGCCGATCGCGCCGGCTGGCTCCGCGCCGCGGTGCTTGGCGCCAACGACGGCATCCTGTCGGTGGCCGGGCTGGTGGTCGGCGTGGCCAGCAGCGGCGCGGCGCCAGCGGTGGTGCTGGCGACCGGCATGGCCGGCCTGGTCGCGGGCGCGATGTCGATGGCCGCCGGCGAGTACGTCTCGGTGCAGTCGCAGGTGGACACCGAGCGCGCCGACCTGGCGATCGAGCGCCGCGAACTGCGCGAGGACCCGCAGAGCGAACTGGACGAACTCACCGCGATCTATCGCCAGCGCGGGCTGGACGCGGCGCTGGCGCGCCAGGTCGCCGAGCAGTTGACCGCGCACGATGCGTTGGGCGCGCACGCGCGCGACGAACTCGGCATCACCGAGACCTTGCGCGCGCGGCCGTTGCAGGCCGCGCTGGCATCGGCCGCCGCGTTCTGCTGCGGCGCGGCACTGCCGATCCTGGCCGCATTGCTGGCACCGGCCGGGCGTCAGGTGTGGGTGACCGTGGCGGCGACGCTGCTCGGGCTGTCGCTGACCGGCGCCCTGGCCGCGCGCGCCGGCGGCGCCCCCGGCCTGCGCGGCGCGCTGCGCGTGGTGTTCTGGGGT
- a CDS encoding ATP-binding protein: MRLIKHPAYESPRAQLQRELENHRPGHMVFIIGPSGVGKTTMRRSVMQGMFGHPTQWGRGMTPVVEVFATYAKNAYFSSLDFAKHLLDELHAPSLNWLLSSSMPADEVAAIRRELEHCEKVWTELRPKRGTEGDYWRWFQRGLGARGCKYVSIDQATVLLVNHRNKSPADHTLHLMSLAEASGVMFIMTGVHQASDLWAVHHELRRRVAVVWVPPYGEKRVSDVENFRRLLKSMENRYPCSKSGLLNGMAFDVMYATGGVFAEVCQLLERANGKAQSDGGGKILKRHIEDSYLSNRDLEVLWGGIRAFEAAMRPGDVSKGAAAIRERWAAQHTMSVSSEVSQGAVDGQGPSGQSV; the protein is encoded by the coding sequence ATGCGCCTGATCAAGCATCCAGCCTATGAGAGTCCGAGAGCACAGCTGCAACGAGAGCTGGAGAATCACCGCCCTGGCCATATGGTCTTCATCATTGGACCTTCTGGGGTGGGGAAGACCACGATGCGCCGCTCGGTGATGCAGGGAATGTTCGGTCATCCAACCCAATGGGGGCGTGGAATGACGCCTGTCGTCGAGGTGTTCGCCACGTACGCCAAGAATGCGTACTTCAGCTCGCTTGATTTCGCCAAGCACCTGCTTGACGAGCTTCATGCGCCGAGCCTTAACTGGCTCCTGAGTAGTTCGATGCCGGCTGATGAAGTTGCAGCGATACGCAGGGAGCTGGAGCATTGCGAGAAGGTTTGGACTGAGCTAAGGCCCAAGCGAGGGACCGAAGGAGACTATTGGCGCTGGTTCCAGCGCGGACTTGGAGCGCGTGGCTGCAAGTACGTCTCCATCGACCAGGCGACCGTTCTTCTGGTGAATCACCGCAACAAGTCTCCGGCTGATCACACGCTTCATCTGATGTCCCTGGCCGAGGCGTCGGGCGTGATGTTCATCATGACCGGAGTCCACCAGGCCTCAGACCTCTGGGCGGTTCACCATGAGTTGAGGCGTCGGGTAGCCGTGGTCTGGGTACCCCCTTACGGCGAGAAGAGAGTGAGTGATGTGGAGAACTTCCGCCGGCTATTGAAGTCAATGGAGAACAGATACCCGTGCTCAAAGTCCGGCCTGCTGAACGGAATGGCTTTCGATGTCATGTATGCCACTGGCGGCGTATTCGCAGAAGTCTGTCAGCTATTGGAGCGTGCCAACGGTAAAGCCCAGTCGGATGGGGGCGGCAAGATCCTGAAACGGCACATTGAGGATTCCTACCTGTCCAACCGAGATCTGGAAGTGCTGTGGGGCGGTATTCGCGCGTTCGAAGCGGCTATGCGGCCGGGTGATGTGTCAAAAGGGGCAGCGGCGATCCGGGAGCGCTGGGCGGCTCAGCACACGATGTCGGTCTCGAGCGAGGTGTCCCAGGGAGCGGTAGATGGGCAGGGTCCAAGTGGGCAAAGCGTCTAG
- a CDS encoding glutamate--cysteine ligase yields MSSPSHVAETPITDRDTLVEVLASGEKPEAQWRIGTEHEKFGFRLDDLRPPAFDGERGIEALLNGLTRFGWEPVREGGRTIALLRDGASVTLEPAGQLELSGAPLETIHDTCVEVGSHLNEVKQVADELQLGFLGMGFQPKWRRDEMPWMPKGRYQIMKRYMPKVGKLGLDMMTRTCTVQVNLDYASEADMIKKFRVSLALQPIATALFADSPFAEGKPNGYLSYRSHIWTDTDADRTGMLDFVFEDGFGYERYVDYLLDVPMYFSYRDGTYVDASGQSFRDFLQGKLPALPGVLPTLRDWSDHMTTAFPEVRLKKYLEMRGADAGPWGRLCALSAYWVGLLYDDAALDAAWDLVKDFSLAERHALRDGVPQRALKLPFRGGTVQDLASESVKIALDGLRRRARLNRDGQDESRFLEPLVDILHAGETAAERKLALFHGEWQGDIDRVFREFAY; encoded by the coding sequence TTGTCGAGCCCCAGCCACGTTGCCGAGACGCCGATCACCGACCGCGACACGCTGGTCGAGGTGTTGGCCTCCGGAGAAAAGCCCGAAGCGCAGTGGCGCATCGGCACCGAACACGAAAAATTCGGCTTCCGCCTGGACGACCTGCGTCCGCCGGCCTTCGACGGCGAGCGCGGCATCGAGGCCCTGCTCAATGGCCTGACCCGCTTCGGCTGGGAGCCGGTGCGCGAGGGCGGGCGCACCATCGCGCTGCTGCGCGACGGTGCCTCGGTGACGCTGGAGCCGGCCGGCCAGTTGGAACTGTCGGGCGCGCCGCTTGAAACCATCCACGACACCTGCGTGGAAGTGGGCAGCCACCTCAACGAGGTCAAGCAGGTCGCCGACGAGTTGCAGCTCGGCTTCCTCGGCATGGGCTTCCAGCCCAAGTGGCGCCGCGACGAGATGCCGTGGATGCCCAAGGGCCGCTACCAGATCATGAAGCGCTACATGCCCAAGGTCGGCAAGCTCGGCCTGGACATGATGACCCGCACCTGCACCGTCCAGGTCAACCTGGATTACGCCAGCGAAGCGGACATGATCAAGAAGTTCCGCGTCTCGCTGGCCTTGCAGCCGATCGCCACCGCGCTGTTCGCCGACTCGCCGTTCGCCGAGGGGAAGCCCAACGGCTATCTGAGCTACCGCTCGCACATCTGGACCGACACCGACGCCGACCGTACCGGCATGCTCGATTTCGTGTTCGAGGACGGCTTCGGCTACGAGCGCTACGTCGACTACCTGCTCGACGTGCCGATGTACTTCTCCTACCGCGACGGCACCTACGTCGACGCCAGCGGGCAGAGCTTCCGCGATTTCCTGCAGGGCAAGCTGCCGGCCTTGCCGGGCGTGCTGCCGACGCTGCGCGACTGGTCCGACCACATGACCACCGCGTTCCCGGAAGTGCGGCTGAAGAAGTACCTGGAAATGCGCGGCGCCGACGCCGGCCCGTGGGGCCGGCTGTGCGCGCTGTCGGCGTACTGGGTCGGCCTGCTGTACGACGATGCGGCGCTGGACGCGGCCTGGGACCTGGTCAAGGATTTCAGCCTGGCCGAACGCCATGCGCTGCGCGATGGCGTGCCGCAGCGGGCGCTGAAATTGCCGTTCCGTGGCGGCACCGTGCAGGATCTGGCCTCGGAGTCGGTGAAGATCGCGCTGGACGGCCTGCGCCGCCGCGCGCGCCTGAACCGCGACGGACAGGACGAGTCGCGCTTCCTGGAGCCGTTGGTGGACATCCTGCATGCCGGCGAGACCGCGGCCGAGCGCAAGCTGGCGCTGTTCCATGGGGAATGGCAGGGCGACATCGATCGCGTGTTTCGCGAGTTCGCCTACTGA